The Persephonella atlantica genome includes a window with the following:
- a CDS encoding EAL domain-containing protein, with product MKRVNFENLRQNIALKGGFVIENLLKDLSLIKGMRISIERNFKSEYFEKSSFLIFLNRIEMILQQNIQLVKEGSIDALNLISLLEREVVDKKLLEKETRILRRVVLSRENILNWKIYATGILKDLKSVYNFDAFFFFFDEGKKKKIYIFYSHKFREKERQIIKQNIKHKLKEILKNNSTEIEEIYISKTGLKKDYKQCVVESYQFLPDSPEIGGITGIVVLAERKVHRKELEILNSILSIMTLIVGSSKALSKAISELEYYAGHDPLTDLYNRRTFEDFLRYEVSRAKRKNHRFSLIMIDLDNFKYINDTYGHQIGDTVLKSVADILEKSVREGDLVARIGGDEFVVLLSETNLEFAVKVAERLRKNLESNRICTLNGDIISVHASFGVVEYPTHGRDKEELMMIVDNALYRAKDLGKNIVYVPSPEEIEKIIHKQRKDFHILQKAIEEELFFPYFQPIFELSENRITAYECLARIRDENGNTISAYRFISLAEKVGKAKDIDSIIIKKSLKMKEERGIKEKLFINLSSKVISDSSFWDYVFSLMKQHSINPAEIVFEITEREAVKGITDVQRLIIMLKEKGFGFAIDDFGSGYSSFYYLKHFPIDFVKIDGEFIKELKPEDPKSTAFVESISLLCKRLGIKTIAEFVENRETVEILKFIGIDYGQGFYLGKPQPDFL from the coding sequence GTGAAAAGGGTAAATTTCGAAAATCTAAGACAGAACATCGCATTAAAAGGTGGATTTGTAATAGAGAACCTTCTGAAAGATCTCTCACTTATAAAAGGTATGAGAATCAGCATAGAGAGAAACTTTAAAAGCGAATACTTTGAGAAATCTTCATTTTTGATATTTCTCAATAGAATAGAAATGATTCTTCAACAGAACATACAGTTGGTTAAGGAAGGAAGTATTGATGCCCTAAACCTCATATCTCTACTTGAAAGGGAAGTTGTTGACAAAAAGCTGTTAGAAAAAGAAACAAGAATATTGAGAAGGGTTGTTCTATCCAGAGAAAATATTCTGAACTGGAAAATATATGCAACAGGAATTCTCAAAGATTTAAAGTCTGTTTATAACTTTGATGCCTTTTTCTTTTTCTTTGATGAAGGAAAGAAGAAAAAGATATACATCTTTTATTCCCATAAATTTAGAGAAAAGGAAAGACAGATTATAAAGCAAAACATAAAACATAAGCTTAAAGAAATATTAAAAAACAATTCAACAGAGATAGAAGAGATATACATATCAAAAACGGGATTAAAGAAAGATTACAAACAATGTGTTGTTGAATCCTATCAGTTTCTGCCAGATTCTCCAGAAATAGGTGGAATCACTGGTATAGTAGTACTGGCTGAAAGGAAAGTTCACAGAAAAGAACTGGAAATTCTGAACTCCATTCTTTCTATAATGACACTGATTGTTGGCTCATCAAAAGCCCTTTCAAAAGCTATATCAGAGCTGGAATATTATGCAGGACACGACCCATTAACTGACCTTTACAACAGAAGAACATTTGAAGACTTCCTCAGATATGAGGTAAGCAGGGCAAAGAGAAAAAATCACAGATTTTCCCTTATAATGATTGATCTTGATAACTTTAAGTACATAAACGATACATACGGCCATCAGATTGGTGATACAGTTTTAAAATCTGTAGCGGATATATTAGAAAAATCTGTAAGAGAGGGAGACCTCGTTGCCCGTATCGGCGGAGATGAGTTTGTTGTTCTTCTCAGTGAGACAAACCTCGAGTTTGCAGTAAAAGTAGCCGAAAGACTGAGGAAAAATCTTGAAAGCAACAGAATATGCACACTAAATGGTGACATAATCTCCGTTCATGCATCATTTGGAGTTGTTGAATATCCTACACACGGTAGAGACAAAGAAGAACTGATGATGATAGTAGATAATGCCCTCTATAGAGCAAAGGATCTTGGGAAAAATATAGTTTACGTTCCTTCCCCTGAGGAGATAGAAAAGATTATTCACAAACAGAGAAAAGATTTTCACATTCTACAAAAGGCAATTGAAGAAGAACTGTTTTTCCCATACTTTCAACCAATATTTGAGCTTTCAGAAAACAGAATTACTGCATACGAGTGTCTTGCAAGGATAAGAGATGAAAATGGAAACACTATATCCGCATATAGATTTATCTCACTTGCAGAAAAGGTAGGAAAAGCCAAGGATATCGACTCTATAATAATAAAGAAATCTCTCAAAATGAAAGAAGAAAGAGGAATCAAAGAGAAACTGTTCATAAACCTGTCATCAAAAGTAATATCAGATAGTTCATTCTGGGATTATGTGTTCTCACTGATGAAACAGCACAGTATAAATCCGGCAGAAATCGTGTTTGAGATAACAGAAAGGGAAGCTGTCAAAGGTATAACAGATGTTCAACGGTTGATTATAATGCTAAAAGAAAAAGGTTTCGGTTTTGCAATAGACGATTTTGGAAGTGGTTATTCTTCATTTTACTACCTCAAACATTTTCCCATTGATTTTGTAAAAATTGATGGTGAATTTATTAAGGAATTAAAACCTGAAGACCCAAAAAGTACAGCATTTGTGGAGAGCATCAGTTTGCTGTGCAAAAGATTAGGAATAAAAACAATAGCAGAATTTGTAGAAAACAGAGAAACAGTAGAGATACTAAAGTTCATAGGGATTGATTATGGACAGGGATTCTATCTTGGAAAACCACAGCCTGATTTCCTTTGA